GAATGAATAAGTAAGTCTTGATCGATGCATGTGGCTACCAGTTGTGTTGCATCTGAATAAACAATCATGCGCAAAACGGCAGTGCCTTACAATTCGTGGCTCGTTTTAATTTCTTGTAGTGACGTTTATATCAACACTTTAGTAAATTACATCGTATGACTCTGAACTTATGCTTCTTTTCTTCAACATGTAACTCTTCTCTTTCCTCATTTTTGTGGCCAAATTGTTTACTGATCTTGTAAACAGGAGTTGGTGTGTGAATGTTGCCATCATTAGTCATACTGGCGAGCTACACACGTAATCTTTTAACGAGAGTGCTATATTTAATTCACAAAGATAACTTAAATAGTACACAAAAATTAGTATACTTTTAGCCCATTTACACCAAAGCTTAAAAATCTTCTAAAGTTGTTTGTTGAACacggtttgattttttttcttcgtagaAACTACTTGacctaaaattttctttacttaaaatgaagcacattggaaatgcaggttagcaagtacttgaatcacGTggaaaaatgaagttttttcaGTTCTCCGTTTACGATTTTCATCCTgtaaaaaccagtttaacaaaacatgttttgccgGTGTGAATAACGTATTTCAATCCCAGTCACTTATCACCTCTTCACTCGACTGGGTTTTCCACTAGTGTGTGACTCTCTTTTAGTAGAATGCCACTTTGTAATATTCAGGCAGCAACTAGCAATTTACATTGCTGGGAATTGATTAGGAAGTAATGATTTACCAAGCTGCTTAGAAAagttgtttcaaattttttttgtgaatgatACAGATTTATTTACAACACAAGGGAAAATTAAACGCTACAGCAGGTTATGAAGTCTGAACCAAACATAAGTAACAAATGTTGTAATATCAACAGGTTATCTATACACATGAGTAAAACACGTTTCATTCAGgcatattgtttttttttaaatatcattgcCTGAATAAATTTATATCacgatttttctttctttttaagtgACTCCCTTTATGGAAGAGATGATTCTTAGCCATGTCTCTCTCATTATTTCTGTTGAGAGTTGAACAAATTCAACGCAACCTGACTCATATAAAACTCCCGAAACAAAGTTGCATGATGAAATGTGGATTGAATAAAGCCAGAGACCCTCTTTCTTGGAATGACTGATACTGGCTATGACGAAAAATAGTCTGAACAATTATGGATTGAAGCTCCTTGCTTGTCAGCTTCTTTTTAAGACTATGGCAAATGCAGCAAGAAGTAAGGCAGATGGTGACATTTTGTTTAGTAATACCACATAATTGATGAAAACATTCAATTCTTTATGCGACCTGGCAAATTCCTGTTCTATGCCACAATGGAACAAGTAGAAAGCAAGTTAACACACTTAATTCATCAAGAGACTTTGCTTCAGGAACTCTATATGCAAGTCAGGttgcatttaatttttccaacTCTCAACAAAAGTAATAAGGAAGACATGGCTGAGAATTATCTCTTCCACAATCAATGGCGTcacttcaaaagaaagaaatataaattatttagccaatgatttttataaaaatcaataTGCCTGAATGAAACGTGTTTTACTCATGCACGCTTCCAAAAGACTCATTTGCATATTTGCAGATTTCAACacttccacacttccacacttccacactGCCAAGTTAAGATAAATGTAAGGTAAAGACTTATTAGcatatttgcatatttccaAATTTCCACACCAACAAGTCAAGAGACACTTTTTCACACTTCAAGGTTACTCTAAGGTGATTAATTTTATGTGCAGCACATTCCATTGTGATGAAGTGTTCTGTGCTCTTCTACCCCAAGTAAAAGCCAAGAAAGGGGGTGACTCCACTCCCTAAAACGCAtgtaaaaaaatggaaaattttaattgaaagattacacttaattttatttgattggttccgCATAAGTGACCGCTCAATACAGGTGGAGGAAAATCCACACAAGCCTTTAGATTtcagtaaagggtgaccacgaccgcttaGCTGAGGTAAATTTTACAGGACCTTATCAATCCTAGTAGCCCCTGCGCTTTATGGGTGGAACTCCACCCATCATTTCCGTCAGTCTCGACGAGTATTGTGTTACTTccaattcttttcaaatttgctgTGAATGACGTCTAAATGTCAAGCGAATCATGCAGCGAGCAAAAATTTCGGGACTTTCAAAAGCCGACCGCTTAATACTAGGTGACCGCTTTATACGATGCGCCTAATAAACGGTCCAACTATAAAAGTCTTTTCACTTACTATCTTCCATAACTGCAGCTAAACCAAAATGTCAATCAAAAATTGGAAACTTGCACCACGTTTCCTGAATACTCCATACACGGGATCTTCCACGTTTAAGTTAAAGTGTTCTAGAGATGTAAAGTTTTCTAGTTGAAAAGGGGCCTATTTCTATTGTTTAAAGTTCTTAAGACTGAAACACATTTTCACAAAGGAAGAAAGTGGACCATGCTTCGTCAAATTCCACATGAGGCAAACTTTCTTTGAGCAGTTTTCTCCctcgatttgacaaactttttttttgggTGAAAGAGATAAAAAACTCGCCTTCAATAACATTGAACGCATGCTGTAGTTGATGAGTAACTTGAGCTTCGTATAGGCTTGGATCACTCGTATAAATAGTGACAGTCCAATCAGTGCATCCTAAGGACCTTAAAAGAACTTAGGGGAGAAACAACTGCATCGAGAGAACGGCTTGGAGCAGGTAAACGGCAGtacaaaatttgtttgttttgttttgttgttgttgttttttccatAAAAGTGGTCGAGAGGGTGGCAAGAGTATTTTAAACCAATCGCTGAATGAATTAAAGAAAAGGCATTGCAATCCCGTGTTGCCTTCGACGCTCAGTGGAAAACTGCACCGAGCGATCTAAAGATATTAGTTGAAGTTGAGCcttaaaaatgatttattttcagttttaaacaaCAATTGATTTGGCTTCGTCTAGAACGTCAACGTCACCAGTTTTATTTCGATTTCATCTTCGGTTATACTATAACACTACAGGCCGGAGTTGCTCTTAGGATAACTGGATAAAGCTATCCAGTGGAAAGGGCAGTGCGATTTGTTGACACAATTATTAATCGGTTacgaatatatgaaagtcatatattaaCACAATTACTAATCTGTTGGTTAGTGTTATCTACCCggtgaacaactgggcccaatATATAAAGACTGAATGAAGAGACTAGCTTAATAAGTTATAAATTTAGCAGGCATTTTCGTCTTGCTTAATTACTTCAAATCACATACAACTTGCTTTCAAACAAGGGCTATTCATACCGTTTATGCTCCTTGGGATtgaatcacattttcacagagGAAGAAAGTGGACCATGCTTTGTCAAATTCTACTTGAGGCAAACATTCTCTGAGAAGTCTTCTCCctcgatttgacaaacttttgtCTTGggtgaaagaaataaagaactCGCCTTCAATAACATTGAACGCATGCTGTAGTTGATGAATAACTTGAGCTTCGTATAGGCTTGGATCACTCGTATAAATAGTGACAGTCCAATCAATGCATCCTACCCTTGGTGTCAGAGCGCCAAAACTGACAGATCTGTGAATACCATCTTCGCCACATTTGTCGACAGCGAAATAAAAATCTTGACCGATTTCATGTTGGAAATGATCGATGTTTGATCGCGAAGCCTCCATGGGAATCCAGTCAAGCACAATGGAGTTATCGGGGAACAATTTCTGCGCAACAGGGCTTGAAAAGATTGTGTCACAGAGGTACTCTTTCGTACAAGGCTCTATGAGATctgaaaaattaactttaagaGAATTTAGCGCCAAAAGACTCCTATTTACAGCAGATGTCCTAATAATTGTCATCTGTGTAATTTCTCTTGCGGGGGAAGGACACGCTGTGGATGCGAATATCTCTCGCTGTACATTCGGGTATTGTCTTCGCACGAATTCGCTCATTGCTTCTGATAGCCGTTTGTAAACACCCTGACCACGAAACTCCAGTAATGTCCTGGCGGCCTGTCGAACTGCTGTTCTTCCATCGTTAACAACCGAGCACTGAACCAGTCCAACAAGTTTTTCGCTCGTGTGAGCTAACATCACGGCGACGTTGTCCATTTGCATCCAGTTATGAAATCTGACTGGAAGATAGTCTTGGCCATCATAAACACCCTCTGATAGTATTAGGATCTCGTCCAAATCGCTGGTTTGAGCAAGGCGGAATATCAGCTCAGTACTCATATCTTATCTCTCTTTGTAGCACAGCTTTAGGGTTAGTCAGTCTTCCCAAGGCAACGAGTGATCATATCACTGCACTTGAAAGGGTGTCGTCATTACCACGACAAAGACgactttattctttttgttaTGCTGCGTTCAGTGACGCGTTTATTGTACGCAAGTCGCTTTTCCAGAAGGAATGAAACTAACGGATAGCATCACAAAATCTGATTGcctgtttttttctctctttttttccgaAAGATTATTGCTGACGATTAAATTGCAACCAGAAcatcttttttattaaataaacctccaaaattttccattgtAATAAGATTCCGTGGGCTGAAACTTTTTACACATGCGACATAATTATCATTACTTAGTTATGTTTACGTTTCAAGCTTTTTTTAGTTTGTGAATTAATTCCAGTTGGTTAGATTTCTTAATCATCTGTCAATTCTCCGGCGCCATTTACTTGATAATATTCTGTATATTGAGTCTCTCTATCACCAGGACAATTAAATCAAGTAtctatgttttaaaatccttttgacTGTGAACATGTAAAAAACATATAggtgaactgcagataaagacgtgaatatgaaagcgatcctcgcaTTAATGATCACTACTTGATCAGAAGTGAAAATAAGccccgaaaaaaattcaggcctgtgtggaatttgaacccatgacctttgcgatactggtgcagtgctctgcCAATCGAGCTAAAAGCCAACCAGGACCTTGTCATTtcgttggttccaaataaacccgtgatATGACGAATAAATGGCTGTGAATATATGTAATTAattatgtgaactgcggataaagacgtaaatatgaaagcgatctttgcagtagtgaacactacttaagcagtcGTGAAAATAAGTCgtgaagaaataagaaaaaaaaattcaggcctgaacgggattTAAACCCTATGACCTCTGCGACACCGGTGTAGTGTTCTACCAACTGAACTAAGAAGCTGGTCCGAattaaacccgtgaagtgatgaatttGTGACTGTGattatatgaaagtcatatatgtgaactgcgaaTAAAGAATTGAATATAAtagcgatttttttttttcttcaggccttatttttactactgctcaagtagtgttcatttcTGCCAATTCTCTTAAATCCTTTTGTTAAGCCAGGCGAGAACTCAGCTTAGGGATTAATCGTCCATTTCTGAGATTAGTTTACGTGGAAATTGCGGAGGGCAGGAAGATCGCATGATTTTACTTCAAAGgatgagataattttttttaccccCGCTGGAATGAGcgaaacacaaaaaagaaagggaaggcATCAAAATAAAGGCACTCAAATAGTCGTGTCTACTTCTTTTAGTTTAAGTGAGACCGCTAGAGCCACATCATATAATTCCGTTATTTTTGTCCTTTGAAGCTGACCTGGCGTAAGAAAGTTAtccaaataaagtaaataactagagagagagagaggatgCCAAACCGAAAAAGAAATGCGAAGGCaagctttaaaaattgttgatgataaATATGCGTAATTGACCAAGTGTGGACGAGTTCTTTTTGTTACGTTTCAATGaaccgagacgaagtcgaggtccctaaagtgcctatgacacgaaattttttttgcgtaaatatttagcttaccATATGTAAAAACCAATTTCGAtagaagagaaatttaaaaaagccCAAAACACGGTTTTTTCGGGCCCcaaagtgctcttattttgtcttaaaatagttccgtggactggtaacgaattagcgggtgatgacgtagaaaactgtgaaaactctcagttgacacttacaaatctctcacatctcttgtaattttgtatcaatgatcagcgttgaaatactcttgacATTATGACCATAACGATATATACCGTGTAACTACTTCCGTTGAAGCTAAGTGTTGCCGCCTCCGAGAAAAgctgtgaaatattttttggttagGTTGACGCCCCCCTGATTAGTTCTTTTCAGACAGAAAATTGTAGTCAACGTTTCAGTTCAAGATAAAACCTCGAgtgatcaagatcgtttttgaatagaagacaagttagactgTAATCCTCGATAAAGTAATTAAGACCCGCGAACGTTGGTaagcaataacttgttttgtgattatgttctCTAGCTCGTAGTCATTACTCAAAGCGAAATTTATCACTcgtttttatctttcttttggTTCTTTTATTTGCCACGTGCTCGTTTCCAAAATGGAGATTGTTCTTAAGCTATGATCACAATACTCAGGTGATTTCTTTACGAAATAATTTCAGTTGACCGCTTCGATATAATAACGCCCCAAGGAATAGGAaagggaataaagaaagaaaagatcctattTTGGTTTGGTGTTTGTCACATGCGCGTGTACAACCCGGGAATCGAGTTTCCAGCTgtagcttgaaaagaaacatttacatatCTACATTCAGCAAACTCTACCGAGAGTTTtgatacatcgtactcaagtggcaaagaaaaaatggaagttgTGGGCACGGCTCAGCTCTACGAAGGAGAATcgcgtgcatcaaacgaagataTCAACGAAGACTGACAAAGGCGTTTTCTCGAAAAACTCCCGTTACTGAGTATTTAGTTTGattcttttgtgttttgttttctaaggCGAAATCTATATTaagaatgggtagctgtgttcgtttctgtaACATTTCATTCCTCCGCACTAAGTGTGGCGAAGGTTCCCCTGGGTCAGTGctctagagtttcgttgctgtagagtaATTCCCTTAGCAAACCAGAAGCGAACTTTAgacgaaagaatcagctgcATCAtgaggcacgatgattttttGCCGAGAAGTCATCGGGCAGTTTCACTGCGAGTTGCTCCTTCCCTCAGAGAGTGAAAAAGGCAGAGgctgttgaaggcctaaatgtaataactgtcctaaatgtaataaagtcctaaatgtaataacatttggtcctaagTGTAATtagcctccaatgcaatcgtataactccttcagtgcattgttgttacggcggacatccacattgagatgttgaagtgacagctgttgcaccaaaaaccGCTTACCAGTATACATGTCTCATTACAGGCTCGCTGATACCGAttagcgtctttttacttgctagacataagtCGAGAAGCATTGGCCGCAAACCTTCatactgataaaaaaatggCATCAAATGACAGCTGACAAAACAATGAGTACGCCGACCAAAACCTCTTCATATGTCACTGGCTCAGACTCTTAGGTAcaataaattttggaaaaattggaTAACATTATACATGTGTGATCGGTGATGGACTTAACAAGtcataaaccaaattacaaacttGGACAAGGGAGTCCGCTGACTTGTAGGTCGGACAATTTGCAGGCTGGGCtacaaattttttgtctttccatgCCTGCATAGACCTTGTTAGCATGCacattttgtttaccaattcGGATCTCGTGACAGCACTCTAGAGGGTTGTTACTTTAAAATTCTCGAATATCTCCCTGAGTATATGAATATGGACAAGATAATTGTTCTCCTCGAGAGAACAAAAGTGGGACAATTATGTTCTCCTGATCTTGAAATGCCTGCAACAAAACCGACAAACGAATAAGGTATTGCATGTGTCTCCATCGAATCATATACTCAGTGACTTACATTTAACAGGTGTAAATGCAAAGAAGCTACTGACCAGTACATCATCACAAATCACCGGCTCAGATTGCCAATCACAAAACAGACACTTAACAAAAATCTGGTGCATGTCATGAACGAGCTCACTGACGCAAAATTTTTGAGCTCCAAAATTAAAAGGAACGGAAAAGGTTCCTATGGAAGAGGTAGTACTGTAA
The sequence above is a segment of the Pocillopora verrucosa isolate sample1 chromosome 13, ASM3666991v2, whole genome shotgun sequence genome. Coding sequences within it:
- the LOC131789585 gene encoding histidine N-acetyltransferase-like, which codes for MSTELIFRLAQTSDLDEILILSEGVYDGQDYLPVRFHNWMQMDNVAVMLAHTSEKLVGLVQCSVVNDGRTAVRQAARTLLEFRGQGVYKRLSEAMSEFVRRQYPNVQREIFASTACPSPAREITQMTIIRTSAVNRSLLALNSLKVNFSDLIEPCTKEYLCDTIFSSPVAQKLFPDNSIVLDWIPMEASRSNIDHFQHEIGQDFYFAVDKCGEDGIHRSVSFGALTPRVGCIDWTVTIYTSDPSLYEAQVIHQLQHAFNVIEGEFFISFTQDKSLSNRGRRLLRECLPQVEFDKAWSTFFLCENVIQSQGA